agctaaaacagcaatacaactgagtaaaattgtaaagcaaggggtcaaaaatattttttattgtgtttacatCACAAGGGGatggagaattttctttcgtgggaaaaccccttcaatacaTTATGTGATGTTTTAAGTCTGGTGCCTGGGAAAGCACAAAGGCCTGATCAAACTGTCCACATGAGAACCCCAAAGAATGACCATTTTTTAGATGGGGACTTCTGAATAGAGTCTAACATTCACTGAGCAGCCCCCATTCATTTGATGACACCACAAGGCCTGGCATATGATAATTGGGGGGGGGCTCATttaaattttcgcctcaggcagcatatACCCTAGAATCGGCCTTCCCTGCGGCCTGCCTATATTTCCTATGTCAGGAGGTGGCTGGAGTGCTTTTGTGCCTATAATACTGGCATTATAGCAATGATACATTTCCCACATTGAGTCTTGAAGGAGAAGGTATTATGAATCTTTCTAATAACATAGAATAGCCATACTAGAGCCAGAAAAGTGCAGCAATGATTTCTATCTGCACATGATCAATTATGAAAACAAATAATCCACTTCCTAACAAatcagaggatttttttttttgtcttaaaacAAAAATTATTAGTAACGATGTTATATAGGAAAATTAAGGAAACTTTCTGTTATCTAACTACATTTCAGGGCAATACTTTATATAATTATGGTGGCAACAAGAGATAACAACAGGGAGAACAGCAAGGAGAGAAGGGATTGATAAGAGGGTAAAAATGGTGTAAGTGTACAGCAAGGCTAAACAGTCTTCTGCTGCACTGAGGTGATCACAGAACCTTATAGAACCATTTTTGGAAATCAGCAGGGCATGACCACTCACTATGAGACAACTAAATCCTAGCATATATTTTACTTCCTATGATACTGTCTCTAGCTTGGCCTCAGGAATTTcatattgcttaaaggaaacctaccacttctgaaggtaggtatgagatacaaacaccgggcaccagctcagggtgagctggtgccggtgcttagtctcgttagtgttaaaaccgcggtatcgcggttttaacacttttgaaactttctagcagaaactgcttcggcgcttcgtgcacacgatcgtgcgcgcgcctacattggaaacgccgcaggcgttgcgcgcgcacggtcgcgcgcagcgccgaagcagtttctgctagaaagtttcaaaagtgttaaaaccgcgataccctgagctggtgcccggtgtttgtatctcatacctaccttcagaagtggtaggtttcctttaacatgtacCCTGACCCTGGGTTGCGTTATGAAATCAGGTTTTATTAGCGGTGTTACACCTGTCTTATCAACAGGAGTATAGTCTACTTTTTTTCCTCAGACAGAGAGGTTTGGCCATATTTACATCAGGCATTACTGACACATCATGGAATGGTGGAATGAAATCTGCTCAGTCTGTCCACAGTTTTACCTGAGGGGACTGAGGTAgcaaacagtgaccacagtggtGAAGAATTTAATTGGATTTGAGAACACAGGGACTTCCTCACAAAAGACATTTAGGCTTATTGTCAAATTGAATTGCATCCCAAAACAACATGGTTGAATCAGTGGATCAATAGACTAATGTGATTGCACATGGCATAACAGGCATTATGCCTGACATCAAAAATTATCATCAAGTAACACCTCTTTAATTAATCTTATGAATGATTATTCCACTTACTCTAACACTAATTAACTCCAACCCAAGGAGAAAGTCACATAGAAATATTAATATGATAAACCATACTAATCAAGCAATGTGTGAAATAAAGATAGATAACCATCAAGTGTGTTTCCAGTCTCCAACACACCCCTCATGGCTTCtacatttttttaacatatacatcatatcagTCACATATGTAGGCATCTGTTTTTACACTTTTAAAACCCTTTaaaatacatttctgttttttccactTCCTCTTCCTGCACCAGTTGAAGCCATTCCCATGTGTCCTTACCAAGATTTAGTATTCATCCAAAATTCATCCAAATTGTGGCATGAAAACGGATGGAACTGGTTGATGCATACGCTGTAATACTTTATGCATACGTCGTCCCTAAACACAGCTGCCAATGTATCTATaggaatataaaaactgttatttctGTTTGTGAACCCCATTACTGAAAAGGGTGCCCAGTTGTTCAAATCGACACTCTTTGGACATGTCAAAACACCACAAAATGTAAATAGAAATTTATCAAAAGGGCATCCATTGCTActgactctgcccccccccccccccccaatgtgacaTGCTGACGCCAGCCCGGAAGGATGATGGTGTAGATAGCAGTCAGCTCTTCACATTACTCTTCCTCTACTGCTGCTATGCGCAGAGACCAATAACAATTCCAATGTTAAAATGTAGAGTAAATAACTTCAACTATTCCTGCTAAAATTAAGccacaaaatatgtaaaaaaaaaaaaatatggtccatagaaagtattaaaaaaatctaatattttttttttaaatgcaatcaTTAAACATATAAAACCCTATGCATATTTGTAATTGTAGTAACATGTAGAATGGCACAACATTTAAAGAGAACATCTCACCAGCAACACTAACTCACCACAAAccagacagatttatcaagctgtctgaaagtcagaatattctcagttgcccgtggcaaccatcACAACTcaactttaaaatattaatgagcactggtaaaatgaaagccgagctgtgattggttgccatgggcaactaggaatattctgactttcagacagcttgataaatctgccccactaccTTTTAGATatcttaatacaggcagtccccgggttacatacaagatagggactgtaggtttgttcttaagttgaatttgtatgtaagtcggaactgtatatatatatatacattgacactgctaacccagccCCCCTCATGTGGTTTGTGGGGAGgtgttgctgatgacaggttctctttatcaCACATAGAACAAGCCcagaatttcagtttttttgtccaACTGGTCCAGTAAAAAACACCCCCCTCATACAGTTATGGGAACAGAGAAATGAAAAAAGTGATGGGCTTAGACAGgggatatttaaaaaatgtatagaaatgCTTGGTGATTCATGTGAAAAATAGGCTTCACATCAAGGACTATGTAGTTCTCACACTTCTGAAAATCCTGAAGTATTCTGAAAGTATATATAACAACCATAAAGCATCACATATATGGAAAATAATACATTGTCATATCTGGATTCTTTATCAGTTACCATATTTTTCATACTATAAGGTgccccggattataaggcgcaccatcaataaatgcctgctaaaacatctagattcatatataaggcgcacctgattaagaggataaatgaccagcaggtggcagacctgtgcacacttcaaggcagctgttgtctgtaagtacagttcatatataaggcgcactggactataaggcgcacctttgatttctgagaaaatcaaaggtttttttgtgtgccttagaGTCCAAAAAATACGTTATGTTGCCTGTATCCTAATATATAAAGAACGCTGTGAGGCCAGTAAGATTAGGGGATGATGACAGTTGTGGTTATTCCCAAATGTAACAGTGGGCTGatgcttttatttttctttaaattagAAGAGAATACCTCATTCACATTGTTACATTGCACATGCAACTTGTTATTGTTTATAATGGAATGCAAGACATGTTTGTGGTTTCTTTACTGTTTGAAAGCATTTCATTGAATCCCTTAAAGACCTCTGCATTGCTTTTTTCACTTCTTTGTTTCTCAAGCTGTAAATAATGGGGTTCATCAAAGGTGTTAAAACCGCATAGAAAACAGAAACAACTTTGTCTATGCTAAAACTTATTGTGGCTGAAGGCCTCAAATACATAAACATAACAGTTCCGTAATAAATGAACACAACAGTAAAGTGTGATGTACAGGTTGTAAGTGCACTGCGAAGCCCAGTAGTAGAGGAAGTGGCTATCACAGTCATTATGATGTGCACATACGATGCCATGATGAGGGAAAAGCATCCAATCATAACAACCCCAGCCAGGAAGAAGAACGTGACTTCACTCATCTTGGTACCACTGCAAGAAAGTTTAACTAGTGGAGAGAAGTCACAAAACACATGATCAATATCATTCGAGCCACAAAAAGACAGACGACTGACAGGTATAATAACAATCATCATAGCAATAACACTAGTAATCCAAGCACCAACTGCCAACAACCTGCAAAGTCTCTCAGTCATGATGATAAAGTATTGCAAAGGGTAGCATATAGCAATATAGCGATCAAAAGACATTATGACAAGTAGAATATTCTCAGTAgacccaaaaaaaaagaaaaaatagaattGTATGAAACAACCTACCATTGAAATCTTCCTGCCTTGGTCAAGGAAATCAGACAACATTTTGGGGACCGTAACTGAAATGTACCAAATCTCTAAAAAGGAGAAGTTGGCAAGAAAGAAATACATGGGTTTATGAAGCTGTTGGTTACATTTCACCAAGCAAATGATGATAACATTTGATGTGATGGTGAGCAGGTAGACAGAAAGAAACACAATGAACAGAACAACCTTTGTCTGGAACCCTAGGGGGAATCCTAGTAATGTAAATTCAGAAATGTTGGTGATGTTTAAGCTGCTCCATAAACTTGCCATTGCATCTAGAGAATACCAGAAACACGACCATTACTCATCTATTCATAACTATTTCATTTACAAATATAAAGTGACTATTACATTTATAAAAAGAACATGTTGTTGTACGTTATGTTGTCTATgcatctgtacatatattatcAAACATCCTACGGCTCAGATAATCTCCATTATGTCCATAATGCAGGTCAATATGATGGCACTACATAGAGGCAACtgtatctacaggcagtcccctacttaaggacacccgatttacagacgaccccaagttaaagacggacccctcttcccactgtgacctctggtgaagctttagtCCCATAATGCAACAATCAGCTGTAAaagtgtctttaatgaagctttattgataatccgtggtcccattacagcagtgatggcaaaccttttagagaccgagtgcccaaactacaacaaagacccgcttatttatcgcaaagtgccaacacagaaatgtaatttgtgatttatactcccttctctgtcacagttatcattgataccagcaccctgaggacacaaataaagcagaaaatagtcccaggtagagctgtcactttaaaatagctctgtgcacagcaagtcctgggctgtctgggacagcaggaagttacctggagtcatctctggtgatggcctgagtgcccacagaaagggctctgagtgccacctctgccaccagtgccataggtgaGCCATCACtgcattacagcaaaatattttgaaattccaattgtcagtggggcagaaaaaaaaaattgtctggaactacaatagtaaaatatagttttgacttacatacaaattcaacttaacaacaaacctatgtaacctatcttgtatgtaacccagggactgcctgtatttcatacATGTTGTTTTTCtctccctgaaaaaaaaaaaagaattatagcAATAATTACTGTGAATACTGATGTTACTAGATATTCTGGTAATGGGCaattacattttcacattttgtttGGGTGTTCTAAACGTGGTTCAATGGAAATGTTATTAATAATGACGTTATTATGTTAGTTAACCCTATAACGGAAGCTCAATGGGGTCTCTAGGTACCGCTGGGTGTTTGCTATGGGTGCTATTCGAGGCTTCCATTATCTTACCGTCCTTCTTCTATAATGGAGAAAAATAATAGGAGACACTGGCAGAGATGTGAACTCAGTTTATTTATTTCTATTCATACAtttaagcaagaaaaaaaatttaattttaaagaCTGGGCATTTAGTGAGCATAtttgaaaattaatttttttagacaattttgATAAATGAAGCATCACTCTAATATTCTCGTTTTTAAACTCAAATATTCCAGattttttaacttaaaaattaACTTGTTGAATAATGACTTGGAATCGCCTTTCCaaatgattggtgggggtctcggtAATGGGCACCcaatattatacatttatttagccaTTTTTCATGAACAGAAGAATGTTAATAAAGCCTAGAGATTAATAAAGAAGTTAATTATTGTAACCCTACAAAAATCCGCTTCTATGTCAGTGTACAAACCTGTTGCCTACCAGTAAAGTCTTCTTGAAATAACACCCATACATTACATAGAGTTGTCTTTGGCACCAAAATGTCTCTGATTTTGTATTGAAGGAAAAATACATGACAAATTTAATATGTTTTTAGATGTCTAAATGGTATCCATGAATCTGATGATAATGTAGCCAATGTTGCCTGCTTTCCTTATTGTATCATTGAGGAATTGGCCATGAGAGTTTTCTTGTTCCGCTCGTTAGCTTTACATACTCAGAGGAATCCCCCAGGGTTATAAATCTCTTTgagaattgtaaaaaaataaaataaaaatagagcCTCTGGCGTATCTTCACTAATCTCTCTTAATTATGTTATTTGGAACAACCATGCATCACTTAATTAGTATATACTTGCAATTACTCGTTACAAATGATAGCCTACATAATGTAAATTCTAGTGCTTGAAAAGTCATACCAGAGATTTTGTTTAAAGGCTTTCACattgtttttcacgtccgtggtttTTTGATTTCCAAGGATGACTCTCAAAGGCATTGGGgggcattaatcatagtgggtctcaggtttgcctatttttgcgcctggtttgttctcttttttggcttgtgatctatgatggatctagttctgccttagtaaatgcactttggaattgtctcatgtccgattcatttgcgccaaatttgtctcaaattattagatctcatttgtgaccaataatgaaagtagaatgagaaaatgtgacagaacgttcagggcttcatctctgcacaaaaa
The DNA window shown above is from Engystomops pustulosus chromosome 1, aEngPut4.maternal, whole genome shotgun sequence and carries:
- the LOC140108845 gene encoding olfactory receptor 6B9-like, which gives rise to MASLWSSLNITNISEFTLLGFPLGFQTKVVLFIVFLSVYLLTITSNVIIICLVKCNQQLHKPMYFFLANFSFLEIWYISVTVPKMLSDFLDQGRKISMVGCFIQFYFFFFFGSTENILLVIMSFDRYIAICYPLQYFIIMTERLCRLLAVGAWITSVIAMMIVIIPVSRLSFCGSNDIDHVFCDFSPLVKLSCSGTKMSEVTFFFLAGVVMIGCFSLIMASYVHIIMTVIATSSTTGLRSALTTCTSHFTVVFIYYGTVMFMYLRPSATISFSIDKVVSVFYAVLTPLMNPIIYSLRNKEVKKAMQRSLRDSMKCFQTVKKPQTCLAFHYKQ